The Papaver somniferum cultivar HN1 chromosome 3, ASM357369v1, whole genome shotgun sequence genome includes a region encoding these proteins:
- the LOC113361156 gene encoding uncharacterized protein LOC113361156 isoform X2: MQGAWPSFRPAQIMDNGDVDKRIRPLDLGMLPPWEITVNLADGGRQNIKIPYSEGTHVVGLPLGSDVPKVIASNYETLLCMVNGMTSIITDLTLKLEQQQKVAACRLDNLNRFRLELEELTCTVGGGMAVPRAPVSPSKKRKLSTEISGPCDTQAVCLEKPDPCLHQHPVISQPSLLSWSKNLQ; encoded by the exons ATGCAGGGTGCCTGGCCTTCATTTCGTCCTGCTCAAATTATGGATAATGGGGATGTGGACAAAAGAATTCGTCCTTTAGATCTGGGGATGTTACCTCCTTGGGAGATCACTGTTAACCTTGCTGATGGTGGGAGGCAAAATATCAAAATCCCGTACTCGGAGGGTACCCATGTTGTTGGTCTCCCCCTTGGTTCGGATGTTCCTAAA GTGATTGCATCCAACTACGAAACCTTGCTGTGTATGGTAAACGGCATGACTTCCATCATAACTGATCTAACTCTAAAGTTAGAACAACAACAGAAGGTTGCTGCTTGCCGTTTGGACAATTTGAATCGCTTCCGCCTTGAACTTGAGGAGTTGACATGCACAGTAGGTGGTGGTATGGCAGTTCCTCGG GCTCCTGTTTCTCCATCCAAAAAGAGGAAGCTGAGTACGGAGATTTCTGGCCCTTGTGATACACAGGCAGTTTGTCTTGAGAAACCTGATCCCTGCCTCCACCAACATCCAGTGATAAGCCAGCCATCCCTGCTCTCCTGGTCCAAGAATCTGCAATAG
- the LOC113361156 gene encoding uncharacterized protein LOC113361156 isoform X3, with protein sequence MDNGDVDKRIRPLDLGMLPPWEITVNLADGGRQNIKIPYSEGTHVVGLPLGSDVPKVIASNYETLLCMVNGMTSIITDLTLKLEQQQKVAACRLDNLNRFRLELEELTCTVGGGMAVPRAPVSPSKKRKLSTEISGPCDTQAVCLEKPDPCLHQHPVISQPSLLSWSKNLQ encoded by the exons ATGGATAATGGGGATGTGGACAAAAGAATTCGTCCTTTAGATCTGGGGATGTTACCTCCTTGGGAGATCACTGTTAACCTTGCTGATGGTGGGAGGCAAAATATCAAAATCCCGTACTCGGAGGGTACCCATGTTGTTGGTCTCCCCCTTGGTTCGGATGTTCCTAAA GTGATTGCATCCAACTACGAAACCTTGCTGTGTATGGTAAACGGCATGACTTCCATCATAACTGATCTAACTCTAAAGTTAGAACAACAACAGAAGGTTGCTGCTTGCCGTTTGGACAATTTGAATCGCTTCCGCCTTGAACTTGAGGAGTTGACATGCACAGTAGGTGGTGGTATGGCAGTTCCTCGG GCTCCTGTTTCTCCATCCAAAAAGAGGAAGCTGAGTACGGAGATTTCTGGCCCTTGTGATACACAGGCAGTTTGTCTTGAGAAACCTGATCCCTGCCTCCACCAACATCCAGTGATAAGCCAGCCATCCCTGCTCTCCTGGTCCAAGAATCTGCAATAG